From Halomicrobium salinisoli, the proteins below share one genomic window:
- a CDS encoding DUF7119 family protein: MTADGSPSTDRESPVGKPVIRGDPSLMGDRAEEAVEFDPDDPESLELAAETVRAFSENTAGADDNVYMLRGAAACAALVRGEGSYKAAAERAGGEATVSFIRKWSRVHDLPRAIRLHVALGHIAPTAAKHIARVGGEARYLLAWAAVDHDMTVRQVRSVASAINDGTSVEAALAAEGVTLGEVTVELDPEAYRELRRHAALETTSPGDLVSEILSEELESDD; the protein is encoded by the coding sequence ATGACTGCTGACGGCAGCCCCTCGACGGATCGCGAGTCGCCGGTCGGCAAGCCGGTGATCCGCGGCGACCCGTCGCTGATGGGCGACCGCGCCGAGGAGGCCGTCGAGTTCGACCCGGACGACCCCGAGAGCCTCGAACTGGCGGCCGAGACGGTCCGGGCCTTCTCCGAGAACACGGCCGGCGCCGACGACAACGTGTACATGCTGCGGGGCGCGGCCGCCTGCGCCGCCCTCGTCCGCGGCGAGGGCTCCTACAAGGCCGCCGCCGAGCGGGCCGGCGGCGAGGCCACCGTCTCGTTCATCCGCAAGTGGTCCCGCGTTCACGACCTGCCGCGGGCCATCCGCCTCCACGTCGCGCTGGGCCACATCGCGCCGACCGCGGCCAAGCACATCGCTCGCGTCGGCGGCGAGGCCCGCTACCTGCTGGCCTGGGCCGCCGTCGACCACGACATGACCGTCCGCCAGGTCCGCTCGGTCGCCAGCGCGATCAACGACGGGACGAGCGTCGAAGCGGCCCTCGCCGCGGAGGGCGTCACGCTGGGCGAGGTCACCGTCGAACTCGACCCCGAGGCCTACCGCGAGCTCCGCCGGCACGCCGCCCTCGAGACGACCTCGCCCGGCGACCTCGTCTCGGAGATTCTGTCAGAAGAACTGGAGAGCGACGACTGA